NNNNNNNNNNNNNNNNNNNNNNNNNNNNNNNNNNNNNNNNNNNNNNNNNNNNNNNNNNNNNNNNNNNNNNNNNNNNNNNNNNNNNNNNNNNNNNNNNNNNNNNNNNNNNNNNNNNNNNNNNNNNNNNNNNNNNNNNNNNNNNNNNNNNNNNNNNNNNNNNNNNNNNNNNttttttttttttttttttttttcagattttatcTGACACATGTTCtcttataataattataaaattgttttatttaataaaattgatgAAAGAATTGTATTGTTAAGACTTAAGattgtaaattaattttagGCTTTGAATAGTTATTGTGGTCAGGCGGCCAAATCCGTCTGCGGTCTGGATCGTTCTATTTTTGGGATGGAGTACAGACCGCTGcggaccaactctatttgtatgtAAAAGCGGTCCGCAGTTGGTCCGCAGCGGTCTTGTCTTTGCTTTATTTGGACCGTACCACTGCGAACTACATTtgctgaatggtaaataaaaagcggtccAGTCGGCAGATGCATTTGTCCGTcccaaccgctgcaaccattcacacccttaaagttttcaaagttttaactATTTCCTTCagtaatttttgttaaattgcAGTTAACATTTTcgtatttatataaatgtttattaatgtaataataaaagtttatcTCAATTCGAGGTTGCTTAAAAGTCTTTTTAGcgttgctaaaaaaaaattaatattgtaataatcatgctttgtttctttgtccACCGGCGCGTCAGATTTGGGCATTATCTCAGGTACTAGTCGGACCACACTCCTTTCCAATGGAGTCCGTGTATACCAATGTGGATTATTTTTTGGGTACTAGGAGTCTGACCACCCATGTGTCAGTTTTCCCTtgaattttatggtatatatggaaagcGCGAAACGCACGGGTTTTTGAGAATGTGGATGAACAGCCAGAGAATGTGGATGAACGGCCAGAGCAAGTGATTCGGGCAACAGAAGGCGAGGCGTTAGCATGGCAGAAGGCTCAGGAAGAAGGGGAGGATGATATTTCCACATGCCACCCTTTGGACCCCACCGCTCGGATGAGAGTGGCTGCCGTCTCACTTCCAACTTGTTTCTTAGGCTATTGGTGCTTCattgatggatcttggaaagcgGGTGATTCGTTTACCGGCGTAGGATGGTTCTGTTCCTAGCTTCAGGATCCGACGCCAAATATGGGTGCTATTAATTTCCGACAGAGTCTTTCCCCCTTGCATGCCGAGGTCGAAGCTTTCATGTGGGTTATGCGGTGTATGATCGGGCATGACTACCGTGACGTGGCTTTCTACTCAGACTGTTCaaacttggtgaagatggtgtcttcgccacATGACTAGCCGGCGTTCTCGACATACCTCGACGATATCAAGATAGACAGggaagaatttttttctttttccttatcttttgtttctagaaatgcaaatgtaaaagcGGATCGTTTGGCACGCCATGCGCGTACATCTCCGCATAGTATTATGTATGTAAATAATATTCTCTCCTATTGGCTCATTTGAGCTAAtctattgttgacaaaaaaaaaatctattgagAAACTGACAAGTGTAGAAATAAACTGAGCAACAATTCTTTCTAAACACTTTAAGCATCCTTCTCTTccattctctcttctttttatattattttattaatttttaataaaaaatatttgggaaAGTAACTACCAATGAAGATGATCTTATATCCATTTAGCTATTAAGTATGttctaataaataatttatttaaatgatgaaataagtatatagattgTGAGATAAATTTATAGAGCAGTTATATAAGCTATGATTAATATATACGAATCCAATAATTCAAGAGGTTGTGCTACAAGTAGTTTGCGTCCCTAAATAATACGTCTGAGAGGTGACAGTGGCACTCTTAATTATGGGAGCCTTTTGGCTCGTATTGTCCACAATCCGGCACCACACCTCCACCGACCACCACCATAGTGCTTTGACCGTCCAAAATCCAATATTGGTGCCTAGCAAGTGGCAAGTAGCAAGTAGCAAACACCATAGTGTTTTTGGCCTTCCTATCCCAAGCAAAAAATGATCGTAATGAAAATACATACAGTATTTATCAATTTTCTTTCGAACTTGATATGCTTATATCTATTTTTCAccgcttaaaaaaaaaattccgataTTTCATTATTGATTTCAAGTTTTGggcttttaagtttttaaaaaaattattttacttatgCAAATTGTtgtaataaccaaaaaaacacataaccttgttaactgttattttttattctgGTAGTTTAAATTCATTTTATGGATTGTAAACAATGTGTATGATACTTTCTGATTTAAGGTTTACAAAGATTTTGGGTTTGCTCATTATGAGCAAATTTTATCTGGTCTAGTTTCTACCTTTCCAAGGTAATCTAttttgacaattaaaaaaattgatattgaaAACCAACACAAAACCACTTTTAAGTGGAATTAAATCTCTAGTCTTCATAAAGTTTAAGTTTATTAAAAGTCTTGCCAATATAATCAAACTATACagatttttctctcttccttcttttgttaatcgaattaaaataaaaggtaTGTTCtacccaagaaaaaaaaggtatataaaATTCTCCAATCTTCACAAATCAAACAATTGATCACCTCATTTCCACGGaaccataaaatatataacacaccaatccaaatcaattttttcataAGTCTTTAAATACCTCCGAtcattaagaagaaaataagaatcaagacatattattttattgttacaaaaaaaaaaaagatacgaATCAATTCTTAGTGGTGGTTTTGGTATACTTGTCTTTAACCCAATTAAAACCCAAAGACGTTCCTATCTTAACCTTCTTCAACCCCGAACTCGCAACCGCTTTAGTCTTCTCTAATCCAGCCCCCACTTTCTCTTTGTATTTCCCCGACGGACCTCCGCCGCCGTCCGTTGTTTTTCCCGACGATTGATTGTTGTTGTCCCACTGATCGGCCCAAGAATTTTTCTCCATATTgtatgaaagagagagagagagagaggaaaaaagatttgattaggTGAGAGTGAGACAatgtatttgtttaattaaatcgTGATTAGTAACAAAGCCACACGTTTTATAGGGTTTGGTTTGATAGAGAAgtaattttaatgtttataaattagttaacaaattaaaagctaatctttgaccaaaaataaagataatagCTAATCTTAATTATTGGTGACGTTGGTgtacattaaattaaaagtacCATAGAAGAAGTAAATCTTCTCTATTTAGATTTCGTGTATATGTAATTATCTTTTCCTaagtaatttatttaattaatgcaATTCTTGTGTTGGtatcttttgattgtttgactTTCTAGAGTCTATTCCTCTTTAGAATTTAGTTTTGACTTCTTC
The sequence above is drawn from the Camelina sativa cultivar DH55 chromosome 4, Cs, whole genome shotgun sequence genome and encodes:
- the LOC109132681 gene encoding uncharacterized protein LOC109132681, which codes for MEKNSWADQWDNNNQSSGKTTDGGGGPSGKYKEKVGAGLEKTKAVASSGLKKVKIGTSLGFNWVKDKYTKTTTKN